Proteins from a single region of Runella sp. SP2:
- a CDS encoding DUF6516 family protein: MPLPDLAAFEAVLTNSTLIKELLTPRIYILKYKLNLIDGSTLYVKEVTVFEENKIDYGYQWQRPDASLIVRWDNAHEYPNLSTSPFHKHVGAETNVLSSEPMTIQKVLIYISNQLSAT; this comes from the coding sequence ATGCCGTTACCCGATTTAGCTGCTTTTGAGGCTGTTCTTACAAACTCCACTCTAATCAAAGAACTGTTAACTCCGCGCATTTACATTTTGAAATACAAGCTTAATTTGATAGATGGTAGCACACTTTACGTTAAAGAAGTTACTGTCTTTGAAGAAAATAAAATCGATTATGGTTACCAATGGCAAAGACCTGATGCTTCTCTAATTGTGCGTTGGGACAATGCACATGAGTACCCCAACCTTTCCACCTCCCCTTTTCATAAACATGTCGGTGCTGAAACCAATGTGTTATCCTCCGAGCCGATGACCATTCAAAAAGTACTGATTTATATTTCCAATCAACTTAGCGCAACGTAA